From the genome of Malus sylvestris chromosome 6, drMalSylv7.2, whole genome shotgun sequence, one region includes:
- the LOC126626602 gene encoding probable inactive 2-oxoglutarate-dependent dioxygenase AOP2, giving the protein MAKLAIVDFSNEDCFKPGTSSWLSIRKDICHALEELGCFVAILPNKIPSEVRSTFFDTLDELFDFPTEMKVKSSYEKPYPTGYIKVKTAAFESLGIAGATNPEQTQIFEHHFWPNGNDVFRESADLYTKVMEGLHHAVTRMVFENYGVEEYHDDHLQLTVHTCRFNKYCEPVKTGTNVGLPGHTDKNFSTILYQNHVKGLEICSKDDEWICFDPLPSSFIFLAGDAFQVWSNDRIRACKHRVTLSVNDVRHSLGLFSFRVGETHIQKELIDEDHPLQYKPLNNLEYIQYFKKNGSSLGPDYTVKAYCGV; this is encoded by the exons ATGGCCAAACTAGCAATAGTAGATTTCTCCAATGAAGACTGCTTCAAGCCTGGGACAAGTTCTTGGCTCTCAATACGCAAAGACATTTGCCATGCACTCGAGGAGCTTGGCTGTTTCGTGGCAATATTACCCAACAAAATTCCTTCGGAGGTTCGCAGTACTTTCTTCGACACGTTGGACGAGTTGTTTGATTTCCCAACTGAAATGAAAGTGAAAAGTTCTTATGAAAAGCCTTACCCCACTGGCTACATAAAAGTTAAGACCGCAGCTTTTGAAAGTTTGGGGATTGCTGGTGCTACAAACCCTGAACAAACTCAGATATTCGAACATCATTTTTGGCCTAATGGAAATGATGTATTTCG TGAGAGTGCCGATTTGTATACAAAAGTGATGGAAGGACTACATCATGCTGTCACGAGAATGGTGTTTGAAAACTATGGTGTAGAGGAGTACCATGATGATCACCTTCAATTGACTGTTCACACGTGCCGATTTAACAAATACTGTGAGCCTGTGAAAACTGGAACTAATGTGGGTCTGCCCGGTCATACAGATAAAAACTTTAGCACCATACTCTATCAAAATCATGTCAAAGGTCTGGAAATATGTTCAAAGGACGATGAGTGGATATGTTTTGATCCTCTGCCTTCGTCCTTCATATTTCTAGCAGGTGATGCATTTCAG GTTTGGAGCAACGACAGAATACGAGCTTGTAAACATCGAGTGACCTTGAGCGTGAATGATGTACGACACTCACTCGGACTATTTTCATTCAGGGTAGGGGAAACACATATACAGAAGGAGCTTATAGACGAGGACCACCCCCTACAGTATAAGCCATTGAATAACTTGGAATATATTCAATATTTCAAGAAAAATGGCTCCAGCCTTGGACCTGACTATACCGTCAAGGCATATTGTGGCGTTTGA